From a single Brassica napus cultivar Da-Ae chromosome C9, Da-Ae, whole genome shotgun sequence genomic region:
- the LOC106424647 gene encoding lamin-like protein: protein MARLTVLIAAVILAFLVAMPVPEVTAKKYTVGDNKFWNPNINYTIWAQGKHFYLGDWLYFVFDRNQHNILEVNKTDYENCNSDHPLVNWTRGAGRDVVPLNVTKHYYLLDGKGGCYGGMKLAVKVEKLPPPPKSAPVKNIGSVSVVTGLAQFMIPFALLRMW, encoded by the exons atggCGAGATTGACGGTGCTGATTGCTGCGGTGATACTTGCTTTTCTAGTGGCAATGCCGGTGCCGGAAGTAACGGCCAAGAAGTATACAGTCGGAGACAACAAGTTTTGGAATCCAAACATTAACTATACCATATGGGCTCAGGGAAAGCATTTCTACCTCGGTGACTGGCTCT ATTTCGTGTTCGACAGAAACCAACACAACATTCTCGAAGTAAACAAGACCGACTACGAAAACTGCAACTCCGACCATCCTCTCGTAAACTGGACACGTGGAGCTGGGAGAGACGTTGTCCCTCTCAACGTGACCAAACACTACTATCTTCTCGACGGAAAGGGTGGCTGTTATGGAGGCATGAAGCTCGCTGTTAAAGTCGAGAAGCTTCCTCCTCCGCCAAAATCTGCACCTGTCAAGAACATTGGATCAGTTTCAGTGGTCACAGGTCTCGCTCAGTTCATGATTCCGTTTGCCCTGTTAAGGATGTGGTAA
- the LOC106424739 gene encoding pentatricopeptide repeat-containing protein At5g15340, mitochondrial-like: MKCLSNQKVRFILRQCAQHRSLLRSGKELHGVLTTSGLKKAPRSYLSNSLFQFYAASGDKATAQKVFDEIPLTEKDNVDWTTLLSSLSRCGYLVDSMKLFVEMRRKRVEIDDVAAVCFFGVCAKLEDLGFGEQGHGFAAKTGLLTSVKVCNALMDMYGKCGFVGEVRRLFETLEEKSVVSWTVVLDAVVKWEGLENGREVFDGMPERNAVAWTVMVAGYVGGGFTGEALELLEEMVFKCGYGLNFVTLCSVLSACARSGNLVIGRWVHVYALKMEEEEESCNDHVMVGTALVDMYAKCGDIDSSIKVFRSMRKRNVVTWNALFSGLAMHGKGKTVIDMFQEMVREVKRPDNLTFSAVLSACSHSGLVEEGWQCFHRLRSHGLEPKVEHYACMVDLLGRAGRVEEAEMLMRGMTVPPNEVVLGSLLGSCSVHGKLEIAERVKRELVEMSPGNMGYQIVLSNMYAAEGRSDVVDRLRGSMRNRGIRKIPGMSSIHLNGSVHRFIAGDRSHPRTKEIYLKLTEVIERIRSGGYVPHVPPSEVDLEDKEQALSCHSEKLAVCFGLLVTKPRTTLYVFKNLRICQDCHSAMKIISMVYDREIIIRDRNRFHQFKGGSCSCSDYW; this comes from the coding sequence ATGAAATGCTTATCGAATCAAAAAGTTCGTTTCATTCTCCGACAGTGTGCGCAGCACCGCTCGTTGCTCCGTTCCGGCAAGGAGCTGCACGGCGTTTTGACTACTTCTGGATTGAAGAAAGCTCCGAGGTCTTACCTTAGCAACTCGCTCTTTCAGTTCTACGCTGCGTCCGGTGATAAGGCTACTGCTCAGAAGGTGTTCGACGAAATTCCTCTGACAGAAAAAGACAATGTGGATTGGACCACTTTGCTGTCCTCTCTTTCCCGGTGCGGATACTTGGTTGATTCTATGAAGCTCTTCGTGGAGATGAGAAGGAAAAGAGTAGAGATCGATGACGTGGCTGCGGTCTGCTTTTTTGGCGTGTGTGCCAAGCTAGAAGATCTTGGTTTCGGTGAACAAGGACATGGGTTTGCTGCAAAGACGGGACTTTTGACTAGCGTAAAGGTTTGTAATGCTCTTATGGATATGTATGGAAAATGTGGGTTTGTGGGTGAAGTCAGACGCTTATTCGAGACGTTAGAGGAGAAGAGTGTTGTCTCATGGACGGTGGTTTTGGACGCGGTTGTGAAATGGGAAGGGTTGGAGAATGGAAGAGAGGTTTTCGATGGAATGCCTGAGAGGAACGCTGTTGCTTGGACGGTTATGGTTGCTGGGTATGTGGGAGGTGGGTTTACAGGTGAAGCATTGGAGCTTCTGGAGGAGATGGTGTTTAAATGTGGGTATGGTTTGAATTTCGTCACCCTTTGCTCGGTGCTATCGGCTTGTGCGCGATCAGGAAACCTGGTTATCGGAAGATGGGTTCATGTTTATGCGTTGAagatggaggaggaggaagagagttgtAATGATCATGTCATGGTGGGAACGGCATTGGTTGATATGTATGCCAAATGCGGAGACATAGACTCTTCCATTAAAGTCTTCAGATCTATGCGGAAGAGGAATGTGGTGACGTGGAACGCTTTGTTTAGTGGGTTAGCGATGCACGGGAAAGGTAAGACGGTGATTGACATGTTCCAAGAGATGGTAAGAGAGGTGAAGCGGCCAGATAACTTAACTTTCAGTGCTGTCTTAAGTGCTTGCAGCCACTCCGGGTTGGTAGAAGAAGGGTGGCAGTGTTTCCACAGGCTTAGATCCCATGGTTTGGAACCTAAGGTTGAACATTACGCATGTATGGTTGATCTTTTGGGGCGAGCTGGTCGTGTTGAAGAAGCAGAGATGTTGATGAGGGGAATGACAGTGCCTCCAAATGAAGTCGTCCTCGGTTCGCTTCTAGGCTCGTGTAGCGTCCATGGGAAGCTGGAGATAGCCGAACGGGTTAAAAGAGAGCTTGTTGAGATGAGTCCAGGCAACATGGGATACCAAATAGTTTTATCCAACATGTACGCTGCAGAAGGAAGGAGTGACGTTGTAGATAGGTTAAGAGGAAGTATGAGAAACAGAGGAATCAGGAAGATACCTGGTATGAGTTCAATTCACTTGAACGGCTCAGTTCATCGGTTTATCGCGGGAGATAGATCACACCCGAGAACGAAAGAGATTTACTTGAAGTTGACTGAAGTGATTGAACGGATTAGATCAGGTGGTTATGTCCCTCATGTTCCTCCCTCGGAGGTTGACTTGGAGGACAAAGAGCAGGCTTTGAGCTGCCACAGTGAGAAACTTGCAGTCTGTTTCGGGCTTCTAGTAACTAAACCGAGGACAACTCTTTATGTATTCAAGAATCTGAGGATATGTCAGGATTGTCATTCAGCTATGAAGATTATATCAATGGTTTATGACCGAGAAATCATCATCAGAGATAGAAATAGATTTCATCAGTTCAAAGGAGGCTCTTGTTCTTGTTCCGATTACTGGTGA